The following are encoded together in the Labeo rohita strain BAU-BD-2019 chromosome 17, IGBB_LRoh.1.0, whole genome shotgun sequence genome:
- the ppp1r13ba gene encoding protein phosphatase 1, regulatory subunit 13Ba isoform X5: MMPMILTVFLSDNQQLLTEVPITPETLCKDVVEFCKEAGESGCHLAEVWRGKERAIPFDQLMFEHLQKWGQRRQEVKFYLRHEESPIANVSQAGSQTSEQADRKSKGNLDKPCENGVGNPRVELTLSELQEMAMRQQQQIEAQQQMLIAKEQRLRYLKQQDPRQGQSVSESEKLQRLRERVESQEAKLKKVRAMRGQVDYSKLINGNLSAEIEHVSSLFQEKQAELQSAMLKVDQLTQQLDDLRRGRLNGLQPLGGPVTSNAALELRKLYQELQIRNKLNQEQNSKLQQHKDMLNKRNMEVTMMDKRIGDLRERLYKKKAELGRMSGPPSPQPTPGSSGRVAAVCPYIQVPVPGRQEGSYSLPPDPLKPQSLSTSATVNHARSKSEEERVRMPAGPWKVSDLDIIVDPLVPSSEPREGPEAPTDSDCTSTNDAIWPSFSNRVPLKPPDWKDTSQDHTSKMGTSDKEAPKLLGTVTALSKQPPPIYGTYPSTGHHSTVCATSSLPRSAPGTLGWQRAPPASGSSSQQIQQRITVPPSPTPHSGSALFPQGERTEPPLAVAVRPFIPDRGSRPQSPRKGPATMNSSSIYNMYLQQPTAKSYSSSSRAAVKAVYGKPVLPGSTSPSPVPLYQQSSTDEVDREAVQESTPLPPPSVENIPRPLSPTKLTPVAHSPLRYQSDIDLEVLRRKLANAPRPLKKRSSITEPEGPSGPNIQKLLYQRFNTLAGGIESGVGGTPFYQPDSPLNYIATTLGDVDTANGNLMESSILVEPLAEPELPVPPPTSSVSPTADDNENQLTHLSSDSAGAQSADASDHSIKDTHEDNHNNNHTNVTDTQPSPVPEPHSPAEQDTTAHPGTPPGVSTIKRTNLKKPGSERTGHGLRVKFNPLALLLDASLEGEFDLVQRIIYEVENPSTPNDEGITPLHNAVCAGHHHIVKFLLDFGVNVNAADSDGWTPLHCAASCNNVHLCKLLVESGAAIFATTISDVETAADKCEEMEEGYVQCSQFLYGVQEKLGVMNKGTVYALWDYEAQSGDELSFREGDALTIMSRRDDSETEWWWAKLNDKEGYVPRNLLGLYPRIKPRQRSLA, translated from the exons ATGATTCTGACCGTGTTCCTGAGTGATAATCAACAGTTGCTGACTGAGGTGCCCATTACCCCGGAGACGCTCTGTAAGGATGTGGTGGAATTCTGTAAGGAGGCTGGGGAGAGCGGCTGCCACCTCGCTGAGGTCTGGAGAGGGAAAG AAAGAGCGATTCCTTTTGATCAGCTGATGTTCGAGCATCTACAGAAATGGGGTCAgaggagacaggaagtgaagttcTACCTGCGGCACGAGGAGTCTCCCATCGCAAACGTTTCTCAAG CAGGAAGTCAGACTTCAGAGCAGGCCGACAGGAAGAGCAAGGGGAACTTAGACAAGCCCTGCGAGAATGGG GTGGGGAATCCACGTGTGGAGTTAACGCTGTCAGAGCTGCAGGAGATGGCAATGCGACAGCAGCAGCAGATCGAAGCTCAGCAGCAGATGCTGATAGCAAAG GAGCAACGATTGCGATATTTGAAGCAGCAGGACCCACGTCAGGGCCAGTCTGTGTCTGAGAGTGAGAAGCTCCAGAGGTTGAGGGAAAGAGTGGAAAGTCAAGAAGCCAAACTCAAGAAGGTCCGTGCCATGAGGGGCCAAGTGGACTACAGCAAACTCATCAACGGCAACCTGT CTGCAGAAATTGAGCATGTTAGCAGCCTGTTCCAGGAAAAGCAGGCAGAGCTGCAGTCAGCCATGCTGAAGGTGGACCAGCTCACGCAGCAGCTAGACGATCTGCGACGGGGGCGTCTCAATGGACTGCAGCCTCTTGGGGGACCGGTGACCAGCAATGCTGCACTGGAACTACGCAAACTCTACCAGGAACTGCAG ATCCGGAACAAGCTAAATCAGGAACAGAACAGCAAGCTACAGCAACACAAAGATATGCTTAACAAGCGTAACATGGAGGTGACCATGATGGACAAGCGTATTGGGGACCTCAGAGAGCGTCTCTACAAGAAAAAAGCAGAG CTTGGCCGAATGAGTGGTCCTCCTTCCCCTCAGCCCACTCCAGGCAGTTCTGGGCGAGTGGCAGCAGTCTGTCCCTACATCCAGGTCCCGGTGCCTGGGCGACAGGAAGGAAGCTACAGTTTACCGCCTGATCCCCTGAAGCCACAGTCTCTCTCCACCTCTGCTACAGTCAACCATGCTCGCTCCAAGTCAG AGGAAGAGAGGGTGAGGATGCCTGCAGGCCCATGGAAGGTCTCAGACTTAGACATCATAGTGGACCCTCTGGTGCCATCCTCAGAGCCTAGAGAGGGGCCAGAGGCCCCCACAGACTCCGACTGTACGTCTA CAAATGATGCAATATGGCCCTCCTTCAGTAATAGGGTTCCTCTAAAACCTCCAGATTGGAAGGACACAAGTCAAGATCATACCAGCAAGATGGGTACCTCAGACAAG GAAGCCCCTAAGCTGTTAGGGACAGTAACAGCATTGTCTAAGCAGCCTCCACCCATCTATGGAACCTATCCCAGTACAGGCCATCACTCCACAGTCTGTGCCACCAGCTCTTTGCCCCGCTCTGCTCCTGGCACCTTAGGCTGGCAGAGAGCACCCCCTGCCTCTGGTTCCTCTTCACAGCAGATCCAACAGCGGATAACAGTGCCTCCCAGTCCTACACCTCACTCCGGGTCAGCGCTGTTCCCTCAGGGTGAGAGGACAGAGCCTCCACTTGCTGTGGCAGTACGTCCCTTCATTCCGGACAGGGGGTCCCGGCCCCAGTCTCCAAGGAAAGGTCCTGCCACTATGAACTCCAGCTCAATCTACAATATGTACCTGCAGCAACCTACAGCCAAAAGCTACTCCAGCAGTAGCAGAGCTGCAGTTAAAGCAG TATATGGGAAACCAGTCCTACCAGGCTCAACCTCTCCTTCTCCAGTTCCACTCTACCAGCAGTCCTCCACAGATGAGGTCGACAGAGAGGCCGTCCAAGAAAGCACTCCCTTACCTCCACCCAGTGTGGAGAACATCCCTCGCCCTCTCAGTCCTACTAAACTGACCCCTGTGGCCCACTCCCCTCTCCGTTACCAAAGTGACATTGACCTGGAGGTGCTGCGAAGGAAATTAGCCAATGCTCCCCGACCTTTAAAGAAGCGAAGCTCCATCACAGAACCAGAAGGACCCAGTGGACCTAACATCCAGAAGCTTCTTTATCAGCGCTTCAACACCCTTGCAGGGGGCATTGAGAGTGGAGTGGGGGGTACACCCTTCTACCAGCCTGACAGTCCTCTGAACTACATAGCCACAACCCTGGGTGATGTGGATACTGCCAATGGGAACCTGATGGAGTCAAGCATCTTAGTTGAACCTTTGGCAGAACCAGAACTTCCAGTCCCTCCTCCCACCTCTTCTGTGTCGCCTACAGCTGATGATAACGAGAACCAGCTGACACATCTATCTAGTGACTCAGCAGGTGCCCAGTCTGCTGATGCTTCAGACCATTCTATTAAGGACACCCACGAGGACAATCATAACAACAACCACACAAATGTTACAGACACACAACCCAGCCCAGTACCAGAACCTCATTCCCCTGCAGAGCAGGATACCACAGCACACCCAGGCACACCTCCTGGTGTATCTACG ATTAAGCGCACCAACTTGAAGAAGCCCGGCTCTGAGAGGACAGGTCATGGCTTGAGGGTCAAGTTCAATCCTCTTGCACTGCTTTTGGATGCATCTTTGGAGGGCGAGTTTGATTTGGTGCAAAGGATTATTTATGAG GTGGAAAATCCTAGCACTCCAAATGATGAAGGTATCACGCCTCTCCATAATGCAGTATGTGCAGGTCACCACCATATTGTGAAATTCCTGCTGGACTTTGGGGTCAATGTCAATGCAGCAGATAGTGATGGATG GACACCCCTGCACTGTGCAGCTTCATGCAATAATGTTCATCTTTGCAAGTTGCTGGTGGAATCTGGAGCTGCAATTTTTGCCACTACTATCAGTGACGTGGAGACGGCAGCAGACAAGTGCGAAGAGATGGAGGAGGGTTATGTCCAGTGCTCTCAGTTTCTATATG GTGTGCAGGAGAAACTGGGCGTAATGAATAAAGGGACGGTATATGCCCTGTGGGACTATGAAGCTCAGAGTGGAGATGAGCTGTCCTTCCGTGAGGGCGATGCTCTTACCATCATGAGCCGTAGGGATGACAGTGAGACAGAGTGGTGGTGGGCCAAACTTAATGACAAAGAGGGCTACGTACCACGCAACTTGTTAGGG TTGTACCCAAGGATCAAACCCAGGCAACGTTCCTTGGCATAG
- the ppp1r13ba gene encoding protein phosphatase 1, regulatory subunit 13Ba isoform X8 — protein sequence MPVKIPLLDHMLIRFKGSQTSEQADRKSKGNLDKPCENGVGNPRVELTLSELQEMAMRQQQQIEAQQQMLIAKEQRLRYLKQQDPRQGQSVSESEKLQRLRERVESQEAKLKKVRAMRGQVDYSKLINGNLSAEIEHVSSLFQEKQAELQSAMLKVDQLTQQLDDLRRGRLNGLQPLGGPVTSNAALELRKLYQELQIRNKLNQEQNSKLQQHKDMLNKRNMEVTMMDKRIGDLRERLYKKKAELGRMSGPPSPQPTPGSSGRVAAVCPYIQVPVPGRQEGSYSLPPDPLKPQSLSTSATVNHARSKSEEERVRMPAGPWKVSDLDIIVDPLVPSSEPREGPEAPTDSDCTSTNDAIWPSFSNRVPLKPPDWKDTSQDHTSKMGTSDKEAPKLLGTVTALSKQPPPIYGTYPSTGHHSTVCATSSLPRSAPGTLGWQRAPPASGSSSQQIQQRITVPPSPTPHSGSALFPQGERTEPPLAVAVRPFIPDRGSRPQSPRKGPATMNSSSIYNMYLQQPTAKSYSSSSRAAVKAVYGKPVLPGSTSPSPVPLYQQSSTDEVDREAVQESTPLPPPSVENIPRPLSPTKLTPVAHSPLRYQSDIDLEVLRRKLANAPRPLKKRSSITEPEGPSGPNIQKLLYQRFNTLAGGIESGVGGTPFYQPDSPLNYIATTLGDVDTANGNLMESSILVEPLAEPELPVPPPTSSVSPTADDNENQLTHLSSDSAGAQSADASDHSIKDTHEDNHNNNHTNVTDTQPSPVPEPHSPAEQDTTAHPGTPPGVSTIKRTNLKKPGSERTGHGLRVKFNPLALLLDASLEGEFDLVQRIIYEVENPSTPNDEGITPLHNAVCAGHHHIVKFLLDFGVNVNAADSDGWTPLHCAASCNNVHLCKLLVESGAAIFATTISDVETAADKCEEMEEGYVQCSQFLYGVQEKLGVMNKGTVYALWDYEAQSGDELSFREGDALTIMSRRDDSETEWWWAKLNDKEGYVPRNLLGLYPRIKPRQRSLA from the exons ATGCCAGTCAAAATCCCACTGCTGGATCATATGCTCATTAGATTCAAAG GAAGTCAGACTTCAGAGCAGGCCGACAGGAAGAGCAAGGGGAACTTAGACAAGCCCTGCGAGAATGGG GTGGGGAATCCACGTGTGGAGTTAACGCTGTCAGAGCTGCAGGAGATGGCAATGCGACAGCAGCAGCAGATCGAAGCTCAGCAGCAGATGCTGATAGCAAAG GAGCAACGATTGCGATATTTGAAGCAGCAGGACCCACGTCAGGGCCAGTCTGTGTCTGAGAGTGAGAAGCTCCAGAGGTTGAGGGAAAGAGTGGAAAGTCAAGAAGCCAAACTCAAGAAGGTCCGTGCCATGAGGGGCCAAGTGGACTACAGCAAACTCATCAACGGCAACCTGT CTGCAGAAATTGAGCATGTTAGCAGCCTGTTCCAGGAAAAGCAGGCAGAGCTGCAGTCAGCCATGCTGAAGGTGGACCAGCTCACGCAGCAGCTAGACGATCTGCGACGGGGGCGTCTCAATGGACTGCAGCCTCTTGGGGGACCGGTGACCAGCAATGCTGCACTGGAACTACGCAAACTCTACCAGGAACTGCAG ATCCGGAACAAGCTAAATCAGGAACAGAACAGCAAGCTACAGCAACACAAAGATATGCTTAACAAGCGTAACATGGAGGTGACCATGATGGACAAGCGTATTGGGGACCTCAGAGAGCGTCTCTACAAGAAAAAAGCAGAG CTTGGCCGAATGAGTGGTCCTCCTTCCCCTCAGCCCACTCCAGGCAGTTCTGGGCGAGTGGCAGCAGTCTGTCCCTACATCCAGGTCCCGGTGCCTGGGCGACAGGAAGGAAGCTACAGTTTACCGCCTGATCCCCTGAAGCCACAGTCTCTCTCCACCTCTGCTACAGTCAACCATGCTCGCTCCAAGTCAG AGGAAGAGAGGGTGAGGATGCCTGCAGGCCCATGGAAGGTCTCAGACTTAGACATCATAGTGGACCCTCTGGTGCCATCCTCAGAGCCTAGAGAGGGGCCAGAGGCCCCCACAGACTCCGACTGTACGTCTA CAAATGATGCAATATGGCCCTCCTTCAGTAATAGGGTTCCTCTAAAACCTCCAGATTGGAAGGACACAAGTCAAGATCATACCAGCAAGATGGGTACCTCAGACAAG GAAGCCCCTAAGCTGTTAGGGACAGTAACAGCATTGTCTAAGCAGCCTCCACCCATCTATGGAACCTATCCCAGTACAGGCCATCACTCCACAGTCTGTGCCACCAGCTCTTTGCCCCGCTCTGCTCCTGGCACCTTAGGCTGGCAGAGAGCACCCCCTGCCTCTGGTTCCTCTTCACAGCAGATCCAACAGCGGATAACAGTGCCTCCCAGTCCTACACCTCACTCCGGGTCAGCGCTGTTCCCTCAGGGTGAGAGGACAGAGCCTCCACTTGCTGTGGCAGTACGTCCCTTCATTCCGGACAGGGGGTCCCGGCCCCAGTCTCCAAGGAAAGGTCCTGCCACTATGAACTCCAGCTCAATCTACAATATGTACCTGCAGCAACCTACAGCCAAAAGCTACTCCAGCAGTAGCAGAGCTGCAGTTAAAGCAG TATATGGGAAACCAGTCCTACCAGGCTCAACCTCTCCTTCTCCAGTTCCACTCTACCAGCAGTCCTCCACAGATGAGGTCGACAGAGAGGCCGTCCAAGAAAGCACTCCCTTACCTCCACCCAGTGTGGAGAACATCCCTCGCCCTCTCAGTCCTACTAAACTGACCCCTGTGGCCCACTCCCCTCTCCGTTACCAAAGTGACATTGACCTGGAGGTGCTGCGAAGGAAATTAGCCAATGCTCCCCGACCTTTAAAGAAGCGAAGCTCCATCACAGAACCAGAAGGACCCAGTGGACCTAACATCCAGAAGCTTCTTTATCAGCGCTTCAACACCCTTGCAGGGGGCATTGAGAGTGGAGTGGGGGGTACACCCTTCTACCAGCCTGACAGTCCTCTGAACTACATAGCCACAACCCTGGGTGATGTGGATACTGCCAATGGGAACCTGATGGAGTCAAGCATCTTAGTTGAACCTTTGGCAGAACCAGAACTTCCAGTCCCTCCTCCCACCTCTTCTGTGTCGCCTACAGCTGATGATAACGAGAACCAGCTGACACATCTATCTAGTGACTCAGCAGGTGCCCAGTCTGCTGATGCTTCAGACCATTCTATTAAGGACACCCACGAGGACAATCATAACAACAACCACACAAATGTTACAGACACACAACCCAGCCCAGTACCAGAACCTCATTCCCCTGCAGAGCAGGATACCACAGCACACCCAGGCACACCTCCTGGTGTATCTACG ATTAAGCGCACCAACTTGAAGAAGCCCGGCTCTGAGAGGACAGGTCATGGCTTGAGGGTCAAGTTCAATCCTCTTGCACTGCTTTTGGATGCATCTTTGGAGGGCGAGTTTGATTTGGTGCAAAGGATTATTTATGAG GTGGAAAATCCTAGCACTCCAAATGATGAAGGTATCACGCCTCTCCATAATGCAGTATGTGCAGGTCACCACCATATTGTGAAATTCCTGCTGGACTTTGGGGTCAATGTCAATGCAGCAGATAGTGATGGATG GACACCCCTGCACTGTGCAGCTTCATGCAATAATGTTCATCTTTGCAAGTTGCTGGTGGAATCTGGAGCTGCAATTTTTGCCACTACTATCAGTGACGTGGAGACGGCAGCAGACAAGTGCGAAGAGATGGAGGAGGGTTATGTCCAGTGCTCTCAGTTTCTATATG GTGTGCAGGAGAAACTGGGCGTAATGAATAAAGGGACGGTATATGCCCTGTGGGACTATGAAGCTCAGAGTGGAGATGAGCTGTCCTTCCGTGAGGGCGATGCTCTTACCATCATGAGCCGTAGGGATGACAGTGAGACAGAGTGGTGGTGGGCCAAACTTAATGACAAAGAGGGCTACGTACCACGCAACTTGTTAGGG TTGTACCCAAGGATCAAACCCAGGCAACGTTCCTTGGCATAG
- the ppp1r13ba gene encoding protein phosphatase 1, regulatory subunit 13Ba isoform X2, producing the protein MRRFINMVLRSLVSASKARPWLQKRARAQLKEDRKLKVPHGATKMILTVFLSDNQQLLTEVPITPETLCKDVVEFCKEAGESGCHLAEVWRGKERAIPFDQLMFEHLQKWGQRRQEVKFYLRHEESPIANVSQGSQTSEQADRKSKGNLDKPCENGVGNPRVELTLSELQEMAMRQQQQIEAQQQMLIAKEQRLRYLKQQDPRQGQSVSESEKLQRLRERVESQEAKLKKVRAMRGQVDYSKLINGNLSAEIEHVSSLFQEKQAELQSAMLKVDQLTQQLDDLRRGRLNGLQPLGGPVTSNAALELRKLYQELQIRNKLNQEQNSKLQQHKDMLNKRNMEVTMMDKRIGDLRERLYKKKAELGRMSGPPSPQPTPGSSGRVAAVCPYIQVPVPGRQEGSYSLPPDPLKPQSLSTSATVNHARSKSEEERVRMPAGPWKVSDLDIIVDPLVPSSEPREGPEAPTDSDCTSTNDAIWPSFSNRVPLKPPDWKDTSQDHTSKMGTSDKEAPKLLGTVTALSKQPPPIYGTYPSTGHHSTVCATSSLPRSAPGTLGWQRAPPASGSSSQQIQQRITVPPSPTPHSGSALFPQGERTEPPLAVAVRPFIPDRGSRPQSPRKGPATMNSSSIYNMYLQQPTAKSYSSSSRAAVKAVYGKPVLPGSTSPSPVPLYQQSSTDEVDREAVQESTPLPPPSVENIPRPLSPTKLTPVAHSPLRYQSDIDLEVLRRKLANAPRPLKKRSSITEPEGPSGPNIQKLLYQRFNTLAGGIESGVGGTPFYQPDSPLNYIATTLGDVDTANGNLMESSILVEPLAEPELPVPPPTSSVSPTADDNENQLTHLSSDSAGAQSADASDHSIKDTHEDNHNNNHTNVTDTQPSPVPEPHSPAEQDTTAHPGTPPGVSTIKRTNLKKPGSERTGHGLRVKFNPLALLLDASLEGEFDLVQRIIYEVENPSTPNDEGITPLHNAVCAGHHHIVKFLLDFGVNVNAADSDGWTPLHCAASCNNVHLCKLLVESGAAIFATTISDVETAADKCEEMEEGYVQCSQFLYGVQEKLGVMNKGTVYALWDYEAQSGDELSFREGDALTIMSRRDDSETEWWWAKLNDKEGYVPRNLLGLYPRIKPRQRSLA; encoded by the exons ATGAGGAGGTTCATCAATATGGTGCTACGCAGCCTGGTCAGCGCCTCCAAGGCCAGGCCCTGGCTGCAGAAGAGAGCACGGGCACAGCTGAAGGAAGACCGGAAGCTCAAGGTGCCACACGGGGCGACTAAG ATGATTCTGACCGTGTTCCTGAGTGATAATCAACAGTTGCTGACTGAGGTGCCCATTACCCCGGAGACGCTCTGTAAGGATGTGGTGGAATTCTGTAAGGAGGCTGGGGAGAGCGGCTGCCACCTCGCTGAGGTCTGGAGAGGGAAAG AAAGAGCGATTCCTTTTGATCAGCTGATGTTCGAGCATCTACAGAAATGGGGTCAgaggagacaggaagtgaagttcTACCTGCGGCACGAGGAGTCTCCCATCGCAAACGTTTCTCAAG GAAGTCAGACTTCAGAGCAGGCCGACAGGAAGAGCAAGGGGAACTTAGACAAGCCCTGCGAGAATGGG GTGGGGAATCCACGTGTGGAGTTAACGCTGTCAGAGCTGCAGGAGATGGCAATGCGACAGCAGCAGCAGATCGAAGCTCAGCAGCAGATGCTGATAGCAAAG GAGCAACGATTGCGATATTTGAAGCAGCAGGACCCACGTCAGGGCCAGTCTGTGTCTGAGAGTGAGAAGCTCCAGAGGTTGAGGGAAAGAGTGGAAAGTCAAGAAGCCAAACTCAAGAAGGTCCGTGCCATGAGGGGCCAAGTGGACTACAGCAAACTCATCAACGGCAACCTGT CTGCAGAAATTGAGCATGTTAGCAGCCTGTTCCAGGAAAAGCAGGCAGAGCTGCAGTCAGCCATGCTGAAGGTGGACCAGCTCACGCAGCAGCTAGACGATCTGCGACGGGGGCGTCTCAATGGACTGCAGCCTCTTGGGGGACCGGTGACCAGCAATGCTGCACTGGAACTACGCAAACTCTACCAGGAACTGCAG ATCCGGAACAAGCTAAATCAGGAACAGAACAGCAAGCTACAGCAACACAAAGATATGCTTAACAAGCGTAACATGGAGGTGACCATGATGGACAAGCGTATTGGGGACCTCAGAGAGCGTCTCTACAAGAAAAAAGCAGAG CTTGGCCGAATGAGTGGTCCTCCTTCCCCTCAGCCCACTCCAGGCAGTTCTGGGCGAGTGGCAGCAGTCTGTCCCTACATCCAGGTCCCGGTGCCTGGGCGACAGGAAGGAAGCTACAGTTTACCGCCTGATCCCCTGAAGCCACAGTCTCTCTCCACCTCTGCTACAGTCAACCATGCTCGCTCCAAGTCAG AGGAAGAGAGGGTGAGGATGCCTGCAGGCCCATGGAAGGTCTCAGACTTAGACATCATAGTGGACCCTCTGGTGCCATCCTCAGAGCCTAGAGAGGGGCCAGAGGCCCCCACAGACTCCGACTGTACGTCTA CAAATGATGCAATATGGCCCTCCTTCAGTAATAGGGTTCCTCTAAAACCTCCAGATTGGAAGGACACAAGTCAAGATCATACCAGCAAGATGGGTACCTCAGACAAG GAAGCCCCTAAGCTGTTAGGGACAGTAACAGCATTGTCTAAGCAGCCTCCACCCATCTATGGAACCTATCCCAGTACAGGCCATCACTCCACAGTCTGTGCCACCAGCTCTTTGCCCCGCTCTGCTCCTGGCACCTTAGGCTGGCAGAGAGCACCCCCTGCCTCTGGTTCCTCTTCACAGCAGATCCAACAGCGGATAACAGTGCCTCCCAGTCCTACACCTCACTCCGGGTCAGCGCTGTTCCCTCAGGGTGAGAGGACAGAGCCTCCACTTGCTGTGGCAGTACGTCCCTTCATTCCGGACAGGGGGTCCCGGCCCCAGTCTCCAAGGAAAGGTCCTGCCACTATGAACTCCAGCTCAATCTACAATATGTACCTGCAGCAACCTACAGCCAAAAGCTACTCCAGCAGTAGCAGAGCTGCAGTTAAAGCAG TATATGGGAAACCAGTCCTACCAGGCTCAACCTCTCCTTCTCCAGTTCCACTCTACCAGCAGTCCTCCACAGATGAGGTCGACAGAGAGGCCGTCCAAGAAAGCACTCCCTTACCTCCACCCAGTGTGGAGAACATCCCTCGCCCTCTCAGTCCTACTAAACTGACCCCTGTGGCCCACTCCCCTCTCCGTTACCAAAGTGACATTGACCTGGAGGTGCTGCGAAGGAAATTAGCCAATGCTCCCCGACCTTTAAAGAAGCGAAGCTCCATCACAGAACCAGAAGGACCCAGTGGACCTAACATCCAGAAGCTTCTTTATCAGCGCTTCAACACCCTTGCAGGGGGCATTGAGAGTGGAGTGGGGGGTACACCCTTCTACCAGCCTGACAGTCCTCTGAACTACATAGCCACAACCCTGGGTGATGTGGATACTGCCAATGGGAACCTGATGGAGTCAAGCATCTTAGTTGAACCTTTGGCAGAACCAGAACTTCCAGTCCCTCCTCCCACCTCTTCTGTGTCGCCTACAGCTGATGATAACGAGAACCAGCTGACACATCTATCTAGTGACTCAGCAGGTGCCCAGTCTGCTGATGCTTCAGACCATTCTATTAAGGACACCCACGAGGACAATCATAACAACAACCACACAAATGTTACAGACACACAACCCAGCCCAGTACCAGAACCTCATTCCCCTGCAGAGCAGGATACCACAGCACACCCAGGCACACCTCCTGGTGTATCTACG ATTAAGCGCACCAACTTGAAGAAGCCCGGCTCTGAGAGGACAGGTCATGGCTTGAGGGTCAAGTTCAATCCTCTTGCACTGCTTTTGGATGCATCTTTGGAGGGCGAGTTTGATTTGGTGCAAAGGATTATTTATGAG GTGGAAAATCCTAGCACTCCAAATGATGAAGGTATCACGCCTCTCCATAATGCAGTATGTGCAGGTCACCACCATATTGTGAAATTCCTGCTGGACTTTGGGGTCAATGTCAATGCAGCAGATAGTGATGGATG GACACCCCTGCACTGTGCAGCTTCATGCAATAATGTTCATCTTTGCAAGTTGCTGGTGGAATCTGGAGCTGCAATTTTTGCCACTACTATCAGTGACGTGGAGACGGCAGCAGACAAGTGCGAAGAGATGGAGGAGGGTTATGTCCAGTGCTCTCAGTTTCTATATG GTGTGCAGGAGAAACTGGGCGTAATGAATAAAGGGACGGTATATGCCCTGTGGGACTATGAAGCTCAGAGTGGAGATGAGCTGTCCTTCCGTGAGGGCGATGCTCTTACCATCATGAGCCGTAGGGATGACAGTGAGACAGAGTGGTGGTGGGCCAAACTTAATGACAAAGAGGGCTACGTACCACGCAACTTGTTAGGG TTGTACCCAAGGATCAAACCCAGGCAACGTTCCTTGGCATAG